In Perca fluviatilis chromosome 3, GENO_Pfluv_1.0, whole genome shotgun sequence, the following proteins share a genomic window:
- the LOC120556248 gene encoding AKT-interacting protein isoform X1, which produces MNLNPFWSMSANTSRKQRSDVEEQSGHREQRASPARLPFGKKQLPPIPKNAAPITKPASTGTPAQSANGTHASYGPFYLEYSLLAEFTLVIKQKLPGIYVQPSYKSALMWFGVIFIRHGLYQDGVFKFTVYIPDNYPDGECPKLVFDIPVFHPLVDPVSGELDVRRAFNKWRRNHNHIWQVLMYARTVFYKINTTEPLNPEAAVLYEKDVQLFKSKVVDSVKLCNSHLFDQPKIDDPYAISFSPWNPAVHDEAKERMFTYKRRPEDHHKGTQVSGLSWVKPGSTQPFSKDDSPPQS; this is translated from the exons ATGAACCTTAACCCCTTCTGGAGCATGTCTGCCAATACAAGTCGCAAG CAGAGATCTGACGTCGAGGAACAGAGTGGGCACAGGGAGCAGAGAGCCAGCCCGGCCCGACTGCCCTTTGGCAAAAAGCAGCTTCCCCCCATTCCTAAGAATGCAGCCCCCATTACCAAGCCTGCATCAACGGGCACCCCAGCCCAGTCAGCCAATGGCACACACGCCTCCTATGGCCCTTTTTACTTGGAGTACTCTCTGCTGGCTGAGTT CACACTAGTGATTAAGCAGAAACTCCCTGGAATTTATGTGCAGCCATCCTACAAATCGGCACTAA TGTGGTTTGGGGTCATATTCATCAGACATGGCTTGTACCAGGATGGAGTCTTCAAATTCACAGTGTATATTCCAGATAACTATCCAGATGGAGAGTGTCCT AAATTAGTGTTTGACATCCCAGTCTTCCATCCTCTTGTTGACCCTGTGTCTGGAGAGCTTGATGTCAGAAGAGCTTTCAACAAATGGAG ACGAAATCACAACCACATCTGGCAAGTGTTGATGTATGCACGTACAGTTTTCTACAAGATCAATACCACGGAACCACTCAACCCAGAGGCTGCTGTGCT atATGAAAAGGATGTGCAGTTGTTCAAAAGCAAAGTGGTGGATAGTGTGAAACTATGCAACAGTCATCTTTTTGACCAGCCCAAGATAGATGATCCCTATGCAATAAG TTTTTCGCCATGGAACCCAGCTGTTCACGACGAAGCAAAAGAGCGGATGTTCACATACAaa AGACGGCCTGAGGATCACCACAAGGGAACGCAGGTGTCAGGGCTGTCTTGGGTGAAGCCTGGTTCGACGCAGCCCTTCAGCAAAGATGACAGTCCTCCCCAGAGCTGA
- the LOC120556248 gene encoding AKT-interacting protein isoform X2 has protein sequence MNLNPFWSMSANTSRKRSDVEEQSGHREQRASPARLPFGKKQLPPIPKNAAPITKPASTGTPAQSANGTHASYGPFYLEYSLLAEFTLVIKQKLPGIYVQPSYKSALMWFGVIFIRHGLYQDGVFKFTVYIPDNYPDGECPKLVFDIPVFHPLVDPVSGELDVRRAFNKWRRNHNHIWQVLMYARTVFYKINTTEPLNPEAAVLYEKDVQLFKSKVVDSVKLCNSHLFDQPKIDDPYAISFSPWNPAVHDEAKERMFTYKRRPEDHHKGTQVSGLSWVKPGSTQPFSKDDSPPQS, from the exons ATGAACCTTAACCCCTTCTGGAGCATGTCTGCCAATACAAGTCGCAAG AGATCTGACGTCGAGGAACAGAGTGGGCACAGGGAGCAGAGAGCCAGCCCGGCCCGACTGCCCTTTGGCAAAAAGCAGCTTCCCCCCATTCCTAAGAATGCAGCCCCCATTACCAAGCCTGCATCAACGGGCACCCCAGCCCAGTCAGCCAATGGCACACACGCCTCCTATGGCCCTTTTTACTTGGAGTACTCTCTGCTGGCTGAGTT CACACTAGTGATTAAGCAGAAACTCCCTGGAATTTATGTGCAGCCATCCTACAAATCGGCACTAA TGTGGTTTGGGGTCATATTCATCAGACATGGCTTGTACCAGGATGGAGTCTTCAAATTCACAGTGTATATTCCAGATAACTATCCAGATGGAGAGTGTCCT AAATTAGTGTTTGACATCCCAGTCTTCCATCCTCTTGTTGACCCTGTGTCTGGAGAGCTTGATGTCAGAAGAGCTTTCAACAAATGGAG ACGAAATCACAACCACATCTGGCAAGTGTTGATGTATGCACGTACAGTTTTCTACAAGATCAATACCACGGAACCACTCAACCCAGAGGCTGCTGTGCT atATGAAAAGGATGTGCAGTTGTTCAAAAGCAAAGTGGTGGATAGTGTGAAACTATGCAACAGTCATCTTTTTGACCAGCCCAAGATAGATGATCCCTATGCAATAAG TTTTTCGCCATGGAACCCAGCTGTTCACGACGAAGCAAAAGAGCGGATGTTCACATACAaa AGACGGCCTGAGGATCACCACAAGGGAACGCAGGTGTCAGGGCTGTCTTGGGTGAAGCCTGGTTCGACGCAGCCCTTCAGCAAAGATGACAGTCCTCCCCAGAGCTGA